The Gillisia sp. Hel_I_86 genome has a segment encoding these proteins:
- the gap gene encoding type I glyceraldehyde-3-phosphate dehydrogenase, with protein sequence MAPKIKIGINGFGRIGRNLFRLLWNHPSIEVVAINDVADAPTLVHLLKYDSIHGRFSEDISHKNSSIIINNRSIPVTQKFHPKEIDWNKNNVTIVIEASGKFKKEEDLKFHLQKGVEKVILSVPPDDDTIKMVVLGVNEDILDGTEQIISNASCTTNNAAPMLDVIRKNFGIEQAYISTIHSYTSDQNLHDKPHRDLRRARAATQSIIPTTTGAAKALTKIFPEFKDVIGGCGIRVPVPNGSLTDMTINISTNTTIEEINAVFKDASETYLKGILSYTDEPIVSIDIFGNTHSCIFDSGMTSVIGGGLIKLIGWYDNEIGYSSRLIDLILFVSKK encoded by the coding sequence ATGGCACCAAAAATTAAGATCGGCATCAATGGTTTTGGTCGTATAGGTCGAAACTTATTTAGACTGTTGTGGAATCACCCATCTATAGAAGTTGTTGCAATAAATGACGTTGCCGATGCTCCAACTTTGGTTCATTTATTGAAATATGACAGTATTCATGGTCGCTTTTCTGAGGATATTTCCCATAAGAATTCCAGTATTATTATAAATAACAGGTCGATTCCCGTTACGCAGAAATTCCATCCAAAAGAAATAGACTGGAATAAAAATAATGTAACTATTGTTATTGAAGCCTCCGGTAAATTTAAAAAGGAAGAAGACCTGAAATTTCATTTACAAAAAGGAGTAGAGAAAGTAATTCTTTCGGTTCCTCCAGATGACGATACGATTAAGATGGTTGTATTGGGGGTAAATGAGGATATATTAGATGGAACGGAGCAAATAATATCCAATGCATCATGCACCACGAACAATGCCGCACCGATGTTGGATGTAATTCGAAAGAATTTCGGGATAGAACAAGCATATATTTCAACCATACATTCTTACACTTCAGATCAAAATTTACATGACAAACCCCATCGTGATCTAAGAAGAGCAAGGGCCGCGACCCAGTCTATTATTCCAACAACAACCGGGGCAGCCAAAGCCCTGACCAAAATCTTTCCAGAATTTAAAGATGTGATTGGTGGGTGTGGCATTAGGGTACCGGTTCCAAATGGATCATTAACAGATATGACCATCAATATTTCAACAAATACTACTATTGAAGAGATAAATGCGGTTTTTAAAGATGCATCCGAAACCTATTTAAAAGGAATATTGAGCTATACTGATGAACCGATTGTTTCCATAGACATTTTTGGCAATACACATTCCTGTATTTTTGATTCAGGAATGACCTCTGTCATTGGAGGAGGATTGATTAAATTAATTGGCTGGTACGATAATGAAATTGGCTATTCCAGCCGCCTGATAGATTTAATTTTATTCGTCTCAAAGAAATAA
- a CDS encoding fasciclin domain-containing protein: MKIKHLLIVAVLSVFAFTSCEDNKKKEQEEKMEMERMEAEEAKREADMKIEQERMEMQSNSIAAKAMATEDLSTLVSALQSAELAQMMNEDEGPFTVFAPSNDAFAKVPKATMDKLMMKENQSDLQTVLKYHVVSGKITSADLAKAIKDNKGTYKFKTVEGAELTATMKGDKIILKDGNGKTATIVQADVDASNGVVHIIDAVVMKKS, encoded by the coding sequence ATGAAAATTAAACATTTGTTAATAGTTGCTGTTTTATCTGTATTTGCTTTTACATCTTGTGAAGATAACAAGAAAAAAGAGCAGGAAGAGAAAATGGAAATGGAAAGAATGGAAGCTGAAGAGGCAAAAAGGGAAGCTGACATGAAAATAGAGCAGGAGCGCATGGAAATGCAATCCAATAGTATTGCTGCTAAAGCCATGGCTACCGAAGATTTAAGTACCTTGGTTAGTGCATTGCAATCTGCTGAATTAGCTCAAATGATGAACGAAGATGAGGGACCGTTTACAGTTTTTGCACCTTCGAATGATGCATTTGCCAAAGTACCAAAAGCTACTATGGATAAATTAATGATGAAGGAAAATCAATCTGATTTACAAACTGTACTGAAATATCATGTTGTTTCAGGTAAAATTACTTCTGCAGATTTAGCTAAGGCCATTAAGGATAACAAGGGTACTTATAAATTTAAAACTGTGGAAGGTGCTGAATTAACAGCTACGATGAAAGGGGATAAAATAATACTGAAAGATGGTAATGGCAAGACCGCTACAATCGTACAAGCAGATGTTGATGCTTCCAATGGAGTTGTACATATTATTGATGCTGTGGTAATGAAGAAATCATAA
- a CDS encoding Nif3-like dinuclear metal center hexameric protein codes for MIIANVISHLEDFAPIATAEDFDNVGLLVGDAKTALKGVLVAHDTLEEVVEEAISKNCNLIVSFHPIIFSGLKKLNGRNYVERAVIKAIKNDIAIYAIHTALDNHHLGVNKIMCDKLGLLNTKILIPKNGVIKKLTTYVPKEQADELRKRLFEAGAGAIGNYDECSFSIPGTGSFNPNENANPTIGKKGEIHFEEEIQIGATFPKHLEGKVLKALFDNHPYEEVAYEVITLDNSHQQMGMGMIGELPEALEEEELLSLLKKTFKADGIRHSQLLAKKVNKIAVLGGSGSFAIDAAKNAGANFFITADLKYHDYYKAEQKLVVADIGHYESERYTKNLLHSYLSKKISNFAIILANTKTNPIKYY; via the coding sequence ATGATTATTGCCAATGTTATAAGTCACCTCGAAGATTTTGCCCCCATAGCCACGGCCGAGGATTTTGATAATGTGGGCTTATTGGTGGGAGACGCAAAAACTGCGCTAAAAGGTGTTTTGGTAGCTCATGACACTTTAGAGGAAGTAGTAGAAGAGGCCATCTCCAAGAATTGTAATTTAATAGTCAGTTTTCATCCTATTATTTTTTCTGGGCTCAAAAAATTGAACGGCAGAAACTATGTGGAGCGCGCAGTAATCAAAGCAATTAAAAATGATATTGCTATCTATGCAATTCATACGGCACTGGATAATCACCATTTGGGGGTAAACAAGATCATGTGCGACAAGCTTGGACTTCTAAACACCAAGATATTGATCCCGAAAAATGGTGTTATTAAAAAACTCACCACCTATGTTCCCAAAGAGCAGGCAGATGAATTAAGAAAAAGATTGTTTGAAGCAGGAGCGGGAGCCATTGGCAATTATGACGAATGCAGCTTTAGTATTCCGGGCACTGGAAGTTTTAATCCGAATGAGAATGCCAATCCTACAATCGGCAAAAAAGGAGAAATTCATTTTGAAGAGGAAATTCAGATAGGAGCAACTTTTCCAAAGCATTTGGAAGGCAAGGTCTTAAAAGCACTTTTTGACAACCACCCTTATGAAGAAGTGGCTTATGAAGTGATCACCTTAGATAATTCCCATCAACAAATGGGAATGGGCATGATCGGGGAACTCCCTGAAGCTCTTGAAGAAGAAGAATTACTTTCCCTTCTCAAGAAAACATTTAAAGCAGATGGAATTAGGCACTCCCAATTATTGGCTAAAAAAGTGAATAAAATAGCTGTTCTTGGAGGAAGCGGAAGTTTTGCGATAGATGCGGCAAAAAATGCCGGCGCAAACTTCTTTATTACTGCAGATCTTAAGTATCACGATTACTATAAAGCCGAACAAAAACTGGTGGTTGCAGACATTGGCCATTATGAAAGTGAGCGTTACACAAAAAACCTATTACATTCGTATCTTAGTAAAAAAATTAGTAATTTTGCAATTATTTTAGCGAATACAAAAACGAATCCTATCAAGTATTATTAA
- a CDS encoding membrane or secreted protein, translating to MELLIITIILLGLAFAGIAIKIWAKKDGKFAGTCASQSPFLNKDGEACSFCGKSPDEMKDCSDSKA from the coding sequence ATGGAATTACTTATAATTACAATAATATTGTTGGGCCTTGCGTTTGCAGGAATTGCAATTAAGATCTGGGCGAAAAAAGATGGTAAGTTTGCCGGAACTTGCGCTAGCCAGAGTCCGTTTTTGAACAAAGATGGGGAAGCTTGTAGTTTTTGCGGAAAATCTCCAGATGAAATGAAAGATTGCTCAGATTCCAAAGCATAG
- a CDS encoding glycosyltransferase, producing MAILLLGLFILVTLVNILFFIGYFSFASAKESTSNGTPPVSVMICAKNEAENLKDFIPYILEQNYSDFEVVLVNDASTDSTLEVMEHFEKLDPRVQLVNVQNNEAFWGKKKYALTLGIKKAKNSTLLFTDADCRPESNMWISEMASSFEHQKTIVLGYGGYLKNKSSFLNKLIRYETLLTAIQYFSFAKWGMPYMGVGRNLAYTAKEFYNQNGFATHLHIRSGDDDLFVNQAGTQENTAINFHRPSITRSIPKTSFSTWIHQKRRHISTAKFYKKKHKYLLASFYFSQIGFWILLISLLLLKIHWPIVLGIFAIRLLVQYIVYYKSAQKLDEMDLLWLIPFLEVFLILTQLSIFSMNVFSKPTNWK from the coding sequence ATGGCAATACTTTTACTCGGATTATTTATTCTGGTTACCCTTGTTAATATCCTATTTTTTATAGGATATTTTAGTTTTGCCTCGGCAAAGGAATCCACTTCCAATGGCACGCCCCCAGTCTCTGTAATGATATGCGCAAAGAATGAAGCTGAAAACCTAAAAGATTTCATTCCATATATCCTTGAACAAAACTATTCTGATTTCGAAGTTGTCCTTGTAAATGATGCCTCTACTGATAGCACCTTGGAGGTTATGGAACATTTCGAGAAACTGGATCCACGTGTACAATTGGTAAATGTGCAAAACAATGAAGCTTTTTGGGGCAAGAAGAAATATGCCCTCACCTTAGGGATCAAAAAGGCAAAAAATTCAACTTTACTTTTTACAGATGCCGATTGTAGACCAGAATCCAATATGTGGATTTCTGAAATGGCTTCAAGTTTTGAGCATCAAAAAACTATTGTTCTTGGGTATGGAGGATATTTAAAAAACAAAAGCTCTTTTTTGAACAAACTAATCCGTTATGAAACCTTGTTAACTGCTATCCAATATTTTTCATTTGCCAAATGGGGCATGCCTTACATGGGAGTTGGAAGAAACCTTGCATACACAGCAAAGGAATTTTACAATCAAAATGGGTTTGCAACGCACTTACACATTAGATCTGGAGACGACGACCTTTTTGTGAACCAAGCAGGCACTCAAGAAAATACTGCGATTAACTTCCATAGGCCTTCTATTACCAGGAGTATCCCAAAAACGAGTTTTTCTACTTGGATACATCAAAAAAGAAGACATATCTCTACGGCGAAATTTTACAAGAAGAAACATAAATACTTATTAGCATCTTTTTATTTCTCACAAATTGGTTTTTGGATTTTGCTGATATCTTTGCTATTATTAAAAATTCATTGGCCAATTGTTCTTGGAATTTTTGCGATAAGATTGCTTGTACAATATATAGTGTATTACAAGTCTGCCCAAAAATTGGACGAGATGGATCTTTTATGGTTAATCCCCTTCCTGGAAGTGTTCCTAATCTTAACACAATTAAGTATCTTTAGCATGAATGTTTTTTCAAAACCAACCAATTGGAAATAA
- a CDS encoding RNA polymerase sigma factor has protein sequence MEINSEALLKEIEKAKKGDQAAYKFLLDTFWMKVYSFQLKRTRNEADAEDITIQTFSKAFDKLNSFNDRYVFKTWLITISKNIHIDLLRKKKASIRANTSDTMVEHVHEIMDETPTMEDILINEQHLAELLSDIKQLKPPYQEVINLRYFQEKSYKEMAFHLHEPMSNIKVKLLRAKKLLAQIIESRKS, from the coding sequence TTGGAAATAAATAGCGAAGCCCTACTTAAAGAAATTGAAAAAGCTAAAAAAGGAGATCAGGCAGCTTATAAATTTTTGTTGGACACATTTTGGATGAAAGTTTATAGTTTTCAACTAAAGAGAACAAGAAACGAAGCAGATGCTGAAGATATTACCATTCAAACCTTTTCCAAGGCTTTTGACAAACTAAACAGTTTTAATGACAGGTACGTTTTTAAAACATGGCTCATCACTATTTCCAAGAATATACATATAGACCTTTTAAGAAAAAAGAAAGCCTCTATTAGAGCAAATACTTCAGACACCATGGTGGAACATGTTCATGAAATCATGGACGAAACCCCAACTATGGAGGATATTTTAATTAATGAGCAACATTTGGCAGAACTGTTAAGTGACATTAAACAATTAAAACCACCGTATCAAGAGGTAATTAATCTTCGGTATTTTCAAGAAAAATCTTATAAAGAGATGGCATTTCACTTACATGAACCTATGAGCAATATAAAGGTGAAACTTTTACGTGCCAAAAAATTACTTGCACAAATAATAGAATCCCGAAAGTCTTAA
- the murB gene encoding UDP-N-acetylmuramate dehydrogenase, producing the protein MKVSQNASLKSYNTFGIDVKAKTLISVRSIGELVSVLKKNYAEDLFILGGGSNMLLTQNVDATVVHIDIKGVEVIRETEEFVFVKANAGENWHEFVLYTLQQNWGGLENLSLIPGNVGTSPIQNIGAYGVELKDHFISCDAIDIQTLEIINFTAEECEFDYRNSIFKNKAKGKYIITNVIFKLRKTNHTLLTNYGAINEALNEMGVADPSIRDISKAVIKIRQQKLPDPKELGNSGSFFKNPVITEKEFEILKNQFPEIPNYPVGQNSVKIPAGWLIDKAGLKGYREGDAGVHKNQALVLVNYGEATGEEILDLAHKVQAEIRAKFKIHLEPEVNII; encoded by the coding sequence ATGAAGGTTTCCCAAAATGCTTCTTTAAAATCCTATAACACCTTTGGCATAGATGTCAAGGCAAAAACCCTGATTTCTGTACGCAGTATAGGGGAGTTGGTTTCCGTCCTTAAAAAAAATTATGCTGAAGATCTTTTTATTTTGGGGGGAGGCAGTAATATGTTGCTTACCCAAAATGTGGATGCCACGGTAGTTCATATAGATATTAAAGGGGTCGAAGTTATTAGGGAAACTGAAGAATTTGTATTTGTAAAAGCGAATGCGGGGGAAAACTGGCATGAATTTGTTTTGTATACTCTCCAACAAAATTGGGGCGGACTTGAAAATCTCTCACTTATCCCTGGAAATGTAGGCACTTCCCCAATCCAGAACATTGGTGCGTACGGCGTAGAATTAAAAGATCATTTTATCTCTTGTGACGCCATTGATATCCAAACCCTGGAAATTATAAATTTCACAGCCGAAGAATGTGAATTTGATTATAGAAATTCTATTTTCAAAAACAAGGCTAAAGGAAAATACATTATCACCAATGTGATCTTTAAACTAAGGAAAACAAATCATACATTGTTGACCAATTATGGAGCAATCAATGAAGCATTAAATGAAATGGGTGTAGCTGATCCAAGCATTCGAGACATCTCTAAAGCAGTGATTAAAATAAGACAGCAAAAATTACCCGATCCCAAGGAGTTAGGAAATAGTGGCAGTTTTTTTAAAAATCCTGTAATTACAGAGAAAGAATTTGAAATTTTAAAAAATCAATTTCCAGAAATACCAAATTATCCTGTAGGGCAAAATAGCGTTAAAATACCCGCGGGATGGTTAATAGACAAGGCTGGGTTAAAAGGGTACCGGGAAGGGGATGCTGGTGTCCATAAAAACCAGGCTTTAGTACTGGTGAATTATGGGGAAGCCACTGGGGAAGAAATCCTTGATCTGGCACATAAAGTTCAGGCAGAAATACGTGCCAAATTCAAGATTCATTTAGAACCCGAAGTAAATATTATTTAA
- a CDS encoding ATP-binding protein — MSKLLVSIFIFLSFYAMQAFQEKSAAEIAEIDNQVRQLLTSAEISINVLDFEKAHEQLDTALELAKQIGNQKSIALSSSILSQLFYIRRDYPKAITELERAISIQREIEDWSGLAYSYITYAKLFNATNAPERAIKYLNLAQEYYEKEKDEEFLGIVDLNRAIVTISISHSTENLNLALTYLNNAQVYLKDTDNKYELSRLYYFKARTYLLLNNPNQAELEALKSIRISNQHDLGTMIMYSNALLSQVKEAQRKYSQSLDYLKISNKVRDSIFNLNKEALALEANTRYGVDAMRSHLQDLTEENAEQERSLKVNKLTTILSVALITILSLLTLSLYKNNNLRARANDLLQKKNDELTFAKENAEKASLAKAQFLSTITHELRTPLYAVTGLTHLLLEESPTENQKEHLNSLKFSGEYLLSLINNILDLNKLEAKKVEILDTSFDLEKRISDVLVALKNSADDKKTKLHYHFDPDIPKKLKGDPLKISQILINLVGNSIKFTENGDIWINVKRVNQVGQLVFLHFEIKDNGEGISKEKQSSIFENFTQGSLQINRKFGGTGLGLSIVKNLLNLMNSEIYLDSEIGKGSTFSFDLKFEAYEQAEGVAVSQLAKVAPLTNDIMHNKKILIVEDNKINQMITRKILEKHKVICDVADNGTIAVEKASNNYFDLILMDIHMPGISGIEATVLIREFDDKIPIVALTAVTLDENLDEFYLNGFTDIIPKPYKTEEFFTKINFHLSNRNVPT; from the coding sequence ATGAGTAAGTTATTAGTTTCCATTTTTATTTTCCTTAGCTTCTATGCCATGCAGGCCTTTCAAGAAAAAAGCGCTGCTGAAATAGCTGAGATAGATAACCAGGTAAGACAATTATTGACTAGTGCTGAAATTTCGATAAATGTTCTGGATTTTGAAAAGGCTCATGAGCAACTTGATACTGCTTTAGAGCTCGCTAAACAAATTGGTAACCAAAAATCAATTGCGCTTTCCAGTAGTATTCTCTCACAATTATTTTATATACGCCGTGATTACCCTAAAGCCATTACCGAGCTAGAACGGGCTATTTCCATACAAAGGGAAATAGAAGATTGGTCTGGGCTGGCATATAGTTATATAACTTATGCTAAACTTTTTAATGCCACAAATGCCCCAGAAAGGGCTATCAAATATTTGAATTTGGCACAAGAATATTATGAAAAAGAAAAGGATGAAGAATTTTTGGGAATTGTAGATCTTAATAGAGCCATTGTCACTATAAGTATTAGCCATTCCACAGAAAATTTAAATCTCGCATTAACTTATTTAAATAATGCCCAAGTATACCTTAAAGACACCGATAACAAATATGAACTTTCGCGCCTGTATTATTTTAAAGCTAGAACGTATTTATTGTTAAATAATCCAAATCAGGCCGAATTGGAAGCGCTTAAATCTATTAGAATCTCTAACCAACATGATTTAGGCACAATGATCATGTATTCCAATGCGCTTTTAAGCCAAGTAAAAGAGGCGCAAAGAAAATACAGTCAATCCTTGGATTATTTAAAAATCAGCAATAAAGTTAGGGACTCTATATTTAATTTGAACAAGGAGGCTTTAGCTTTAGAGGCAAATACAAGATATGGGGTGGATGCCATGCGAAGTCATTTGCAAGATTTGACAGAGGAAAACGCCGAACAGGAACGCTCCCTAAAAGTCAACAAACTAACAACTATATTAAGCGTTGCGCTTATTACCATACTTTCGCTACTTACACTCTCATTATATAAAAACAATAACTTAAGGGCAAGAGCAAATGACCTATTACAAAAAAAGAATGATGAATTGACCTTCGCTAAAGAAAATGCTGAAAAGGCATCATTGGCCAAAGCACAATTTCTCTCTACTATTACCCATGAATTACGAACACCACTGTATGCAGTAACAGGTTTAACACATTTATTGTTGGAGGAAAGCCCAACAGAAAACCAGAAAGAACACTTAAATTCCCTGAAATTTTCTGGAGAATATTTATTGTCCCTCATAAATAATATACTCGACCTTAACAAACTAGAAGCCAAGAAAGTGGAAATTCTGGATACTTCATTCGACCTTGAGAAAAGGATTTCAGATGTACTAGTCGCCCTTAAAAACTCTGCCGACGATAAGAAAACAAAGTTGCACTATCATTTTGATCCGGATATACCCAAAAAGTTAAAAGGAGATCCACTTAAAATTTCCCAAATCCTTATTAATTTGGTTGGTAATTCAATTAAATTCACAGAGAATGGCGATATATGGATCAATGTAAAAAGAGTTAACCAAGTAGGTCAACTTGTATTCCTTCATTTTGAAATAAAGGATAACGGAGAAGGAATTTCAAAGGAAAAACAATCTTCGATTTTCGAGAATTTCACCCAAGGTTCACTGCAAATCAACAGAAAGTTTGGAGGAACTGGTCTAGGTTTGTCCATTGTAAAAAACCTTCTTAATTTAATGAATAGTGAGATCTATCTAGATAGTGAAATTGGGAAAGGTTCTACATTTAGCTTCGACTTAAAATTTGAAGCCTACGAGCAAGCAGAAGGGGTAGCTGTATCCCAGTTAGCGAAAGTTGCACCCTTGACCAACGACATAATGCACAATAAAAAGATCTTGATCGTAGAGGACAACAAGATCAACCAAATGATTACAAGAAAAATCCTGGAAAAACATAAAGTTATTTGCGATGTAGCAGATAATGGGACCATCGCGGTAGAAAAAGCTTCCAATAATTATTTCGATCTTATTCTAATGGATATTCATATGCCGGGAATTAGCGGGATCGAAGCCACCGTTTTAATTCGTGAATTCGATGATAAGATTCCTATTGTTGCTTTAACAGCGGTAACCTTGGATGAAAACCTAGATGAATTTTATTTAAACGGATTTACAGATATCATCCCGAAACCTTATAAAACAGAAGAGTTTTTCACTAAAATAAATTTTCATTTATCCAATAGGAACGTACCTACATGA
- the lipA gene encoding lipoyl synthase — MTTETLATPKRTPKPKWLRVKLPTGKKYTELRSLVDKYDLHTICTSGSCPNMGECWGEGTATFMILGNVCTRSCGFCGVKTGRPDTIDWDEPEKVARSIKLMKIKHAVITSVDRDDIKDMGSIVWAETVKAIRRMNPETTLETLIPDFQGNERNIDRIIAVKPEIVSHNMETVKRLTREVRIQAKYERSLQVLKYLKDQGIARTKSGIMLGLGEQEDEIIQTLKDLRSVNLDVVTIGQYLQPSKKHLPVKQFITPDQFKKYETIGLELGFRHVESGALVRSSYKAQKHLT; from the coding sequence ATGACAACAGAAACTTTAGCTACCCCAAAACGCACTCCAAAACCAAAATGGTTGCGCGTAAAACTTCCAACTGGTAAAAAATACACAGAGCTTAGAAGCCTAGTGGATAAATACGACCTACACACCATTTGCACATCTGGAAGCTGTCCCAATATGGGGGAATGCTGGGGCGAAGGCACCGCTACCTTTATGATCTTAGGGAATGTATGCACGAGATCCTGTGGATTTTGTGGAGTAAAAACAGGAAGACCAGACACTATAGATTGGGACGAGCCAGAAAAAGTGGCCAGATCTATTAAGCTTATGAAAATTAAGCATGCCGTAATTACCAGTGTAGATAGAGACGATATTAAAGATATGGGGTCTATTGTTTGGGCAGAAACCGTTAAAGCAATACGGCGAATGAATCCTGAAACAACATTGGAAACGCTTATTCCAGATTTTCAAGGAAACGAGAGAAATATAGATAGGATTATTGCAGTGAAGCCAGAAATTGTTTCCCATAACATGGAAACTGTAAAGAGATTGACAAGAGAAGTTAGGATCCAAGCAAAATACGAGCGCAGTTTACAGGTTTTAAAATATTTAAAAGACCAGGGTATCGCCAGGACCAAGTCCGGTATCATGCTTGGGCTGGGAGAACAAGAAGATGAAATAATACAAACCCTTAAAGATCTTAGGAGTGTTAATTTAGATGTTGTTACTATTGGTCAATACTTACAGCCCAGTAAAAAACACTTGCCCGTAAAACAATTCATTACGCCAGATCAATTTAAGAAATATGAGACCATAGGATTGGAATTAGGTTTTCGACATGTTGAAAGTGGTGCCTTGGTAAGGTCTTCTTACAAAGCACAAAAACATTTAACCTAA
- the lpxK gene encoding tetraacyldisaccharide 4'-kinase: MSILRKFLFPFALLHGLIMLIRNLLYNLRVLKYESYSFPVICVGNLSVGGTGKTPMIEYLLELLLPDYKVATLSRGYGRNTKGYRLVNMAESATNVGDEPLQFKNKFKEALVAVDENRRRGIVKLRDEHHPDLILLDDAYQHRKVKAGLNVLLTRYNDLYEDDVMLPTGNLREPAIGAGRAKVIVVTKCPENLSIEDQESIRIKLKPRNYQRLFFSYIRYSDHVFNGSKKILLRDLVDKEITLVTGIANPASLCEHLRTSGISYKHLNFPDHHNFSSEEINKIDLSKLVITTEKDFMRLKGEVALDKLFYLPIKMKFIQNTDGFNKQISSYIINEK; this comes from the coding sequence ATGAGTATCCTAAGAAAATTCCTTTTTCCCTTCGCCCTTCTGCACGGCCTAATCATGTTGATCAGGAATTTGCTTTACAATTTGCGGGTCTTGAAATATGAGTCTTATTCCTTTCCTGTGATTTGTGTTGGGAATTTAAGTGTTGGAGGCACCGGGAAAACACCAATGATCGAATATCTCCTGGAGCTATTGCTTCCAGATTATAAAGTGGCGACATTAAGCAGGGGCTACGGAAGAAATACCAAAGGCTATAGATTGGTAAATATGGCCGAAAGCGCAACAAATGTTGGGGATGAGCCGCTTCAATTTAAAAACAAGTTTAAGGAAGCATTGGTCGCTGTAGATGAGAATAGAAGACGAGGGATAGTTAAACTCCGGGATGAACATCACCCAGATCTCATATTGTTGGATGATGCATATCAGCATAGAAAAGTGAAAGCAGGTTTGAATGTTTTGCTTACCCGCTATAACGATCTTTATGAAGATGATGTTATGCTGCCAACGGGAAATTTAAGGGAGCCAGCAATAGGTGCAGGAAGGGCAAAAGTTATTGTAGTCACAAAATGTCCAGAAAATCTAAGCATAGAGGATCAGGAAAGTATTAGAATTAAGTTGAAACCAAGGAACTATCAGCGATTGTTTTTTAGTTATATACGTTATAGTGATCACGTTTTTAATGGGAGCAAGAAGATTTTGCTTCGGGATTTAGTAGATAAGGAAATCACCTTGGTAACGGGAATTGCAAATCCAGCTTCTTTATGTGAACATTTAAGAACATCCGGGATTTCTTATAAACATTTAAATTTTCCCGATCACCATAATTTTTCTTCGGAAGAAATAAATAAGATTGATCTATCCAAGCTTGTCATAACTACAGAAAAGGATTTTATGCGGTTAAAGGGAGAAGTAGCACTGGACAAGCTATTCTATTTGCCTATTAAAATGAAATTCATTCAGAATACCGATGGGTTCAATAAACAAATCTCAAGCTATATTATAAATGAAAAATGA